The Desulfovibrio sp. X2 region GGCTTCGACTTCGAGGGCATGGAGCAGGCCCTGCAGAAGGACCTGGAGAAGGGGCGCATCGCCGCGGGCGGCAGCACCATCACCCAGCAGCTGGCCAAGAACCTCTGGCTCTCGCCCAGCAGGAACCCCCTGCGCAAGCTCAAGGAGGCCATCCTCACCTGGCGGCTGGAGAAGGCCCTGTCCAAGCGCCGCATCCTCGAGCTCTACCTCAACGTGGCCGAGTGGGGCGACGGCATCTTCGGCATAGAGGCCGCGGCCCGCGCCGACTTCGGCGTCTCCGCGGCGGGCCTCTCCGAGGAGCAGGCCGCGCGCCTGGCCGCGGTCCTGCCGAGCCCGCTCAAGTGGTCCGCCTCCCATCCCTCGCGCGGCGTGGCCCTGCGCGCCCGCATCATCCTGCACCGCATGCAGAGAAGGCTGGGAGACCAGGGCTGACGGCCCGCTCGGCGCAGGGCTGTGAACGGTGTTCATTGACGTAGCCGCCCGGCGCGTGTAACCGGCGAAAGCTGGAAATGCACCATCAAACGAGGATAGCGGATGTCTCTCTCCCTGGATCTTGTCCGTCATGCATAGCATGGGCTGTTGCATGACGGCGTAGTTTTCGCGGCAATGGCCCATGCTCGGTCCTGATACGACATCGGGAGGAGCATGATGAGCTGCAGAAAAGCGAACGACCTGCTCCCGCCGCATCTGCTGCGGGCCGTGCAGGAGTATATCGACGGCGAATGCCTCTACATCCCCCGCAAGGAAGGGAACAGGAAGCGGTGGGGGGAGAACACGCCGACCAGGCAGCGCCTGCGCGCCAGGAACCGCGAGATCGCGGCCGGGCGCAGGGAGGGCTGGCCGGTCGCCGCCCTGGCGGAACGGTACTTCCTGTCCGTCAAGGCCGTGTACAAGATACTCGCCGCCATGAAGGACGGCTGACGCACGAGCGCCCCGGGATTCCCGGGGCGCTTTTTCGTTGTGCAGGCGAGAAGTGGAATGCCTCCGGCGGCCGGGTCGCGTATGGCTGGGCATGTTTCCCGGGAGGAGGACATGTTGCACGATCATGCCTGCGCGACAGAGGTGATACCGTCATGAACCTGAAGGATCTCGGCTTCGACGAGTGGTTCGAGGCGCATGCCGCAGAAGGCGGCCCGGAGGGCGGCCGCTTCGCCCGCGTGTGCGCGGTCGACCGCGGCGCGTACTTCATACGGCACGAAACGGGGGAGATTCCGGCCGAGCTGACCGGAAAGCTCGCCTACCACATCGACGGCCCCGCGGAGCTGCCGTGCGTCGGGGACTGGGTGGTGGCGGTCTGCCACAACGGCGGGGCCGAGGCCGTCATCCACCGGGTGCTGCCGCGCAGGACGTTCCTGCGCCGCAGGACGCCGGGAAGGAACGCCGATTGCCAGATGATCGCCGCCAACATCGACGTCGCGTTCATCGTCCAGTCGTGCCGCTACGACTTCAATGCCGGGCGGCTGGACCGCTATCTGGTCATGGCGGCGGACGGGCGGGTGGAGCC contains the following coding sequences:
- a CDS encoding CD3324 family protein gives rise to the protein MSCRKANDLLPPHLLRAVQEYIDGECLYIPRKEGNRKRWGENTPTRQRLRARNREIAAGRREGWPVAALAERYFLSVKAVYKILAAMKDG
- the mtgA gene encoding monofunctional biosynthetic peptidoglycan transglycosylase translates to MSRILLLALAALLLAGMVDVGRYAVWPDVAVLAHQNPGKTAFMRWREAQWEREGKKKRITQVWVPLSRVSRSAIMAVTIAEDDKFWNHEGFDFEGMEQALQKDLEKGRIAAGGSTITQQLAKNLWLSPSRNPLRKLKEAILTWRLEKALSKRRILELYLNVAEWGDGIFGIEAAARADFGVSAAGLSEEQAARLAAVLPSPLKWSASHPSRGVALRARIILHRMQRRLGDQG